A genomic segment from Candidatus Hydrogenedentota bacterium encodes:
- a CDS encoding acetylxylan esterase, giving the protein MKRLVIAALLAAAAAAPASGEPGNSQVIPYLDAYAETVAPALAWDADSPEAHVAWREAFREKLEALLGDWPERLPLETRWDESDVIETESFTRRKVYVRTEPDYWAPAYYYAPKNAPGRRPAIMCFHGHSGINPYIREGSDAEKEKGANHQLDYAPYFAEQGYAVLAVVQRGWNETANDKPHSCERLSRAGFLVNRTPIGMRVWDAMRLLDFLETREEVDPERIACAGLSGGGTTALFFAALEDRVRAAVVAGYYCTFRDSIYSIHHCICNTVPGLMSQGEMRDVAALIAPRPMLVISGTEDRIFPIAATRAAYAALEPVYGLLGAPGNLESDFFEGVHEWSNRKTLPFLKAHLGE; this is encoded by the coding sequence ATGAAACGATTGGTGATTGCGGCGCTGCTGGCCGCCGCCGCGGCGGCGCCGGCGTCGGGCGAGCCGGGGAACAGCCAGGTGATCCCCTATCTGGACGCGTATGCGGAGACCGTCGCGCCCGCGCTGGCGTGGGATGCGGATTCGCCCGAGGCCCACGTGGCCTGGCGGGAGGCGTTCCGGGAGAAGCTTGAAGCGCTGCTGGGCGACTGGCCCGAGCGGCTGCCCCTGGAGACGCGCTGGGACGAGAGCGACGTCATCGAGACGGAGTCCTTCACCCGCCGCAAGGTGTACGTGCGCACGGAGCCGGACTACTGGGCGCCCGCGTATTACTACGCGCCGAAGAACGCGCCGGGGCGGCGTCCGGCGATTATGTGTTTCCACGGTCACAGCGGGATCAACCCATATATCCGCGAGGGCAGCGACGCGGAGAAGGAAAAGGGCGCGAATCACCAGCTCGACTACGCGCCGTACTTCGCGGAACAGGGCTACGCCGTGCTGGCCGTGGTTCAGCGGGGCTGGAACGAAACGGCGAACGACAAGCCGCACAGTTGCGAGCGGCTGAGCCGGGCGGGCTTCCTGGTGAACCGCACGCCGATCGGGATGCGGGTTTGGGACGCGATGCGGCTGCTGGACTTCCTGGAGACGCGGGAGGAAGTGGATCCGGAGCGCATTGCGTGCGCGGGGTTGTCGGGCGGGGGCACGACGGCGCTGTTTTTCGCCGCGCTGGAGGATCGGGTTCGCGCGGCCGTCGTGGCGGGGTATTACTGCACCTTTCGCGACTCCATCTACAGCATTCACCACTGCATCTGTAACACGGTGCCCGGCCTGATGAGCCAGGGCGAAATGCGAGACGTCGCGGCATTGATCGCGCCGCGGCCGATGCTTGTGATCAGCGGGACGGAAGACCGCATCTTTCCCATTGCGGCGACGCGCGCGGCCTACGCGGCCCTGGAGCCGGTGTATGGCCTGCTCGGCGCGCCGGGCAACCTGGAAAGCGATTTCTTCGAGGGCGTCCACGAGTGGAGTAACCGCAAGACACTGCCGTTCCTGAAGGCGCACCTGGGGGAATAG
- a CDS encoding exo-alpha-sialidase, producing the protein MIVEDSGEIFTGRAGGPFSSATFPMACVSRSGRWLCAFRAAPAKAPLAGQHVLLTWSDDCGKTWRQPFAPFSPPELNGRPGLFRFAGLTRLHGGRLMAALSWVDHSEPDAPYFNEATEGLLDTRVFLSVSADDGVTWTKPTPAETAPFNGVPTPLTGPIVRFEDDELCCPIEINKPYNDTAPWEHRSVLFFSTDGGGSWPRHCVVTEDPENRVFYWDQRISLLPDGRLFNAFWTYDRADNRYLNIHTCFSDDRGRSWTALRDSGVAGQPGPVFALEDGELVMPVVDRNGPTRITVRRSEDNGTTWPDANTLTIYEAAGDAQSRDKASMQDAWAEMSAFSTGLPHVASLPGGGGVLVYYAGDSTDHTGIRWAKIE; encoded by the coding sequence ATGATAGTTGAAGACAGCGGAGAAATATTTACCGGGCGGGCCGGCGGGCCCTTTTCCAGCGCAACGTTCCCCATGGCCTGTGTGAGCCGAAGCGGGCGCTGGTTGTGCGCATTCCGCGCCGCGCCCGCCAAGGCGCCCCTCGCCGGCCAGCACGTGCTGCTCACCTGGTCCGACGACTGCGGAAAAACCTGGCGCCAGCCCTTTGCTCCTTTCTCCCCGCCCGAACTGAACGGGCGGCCCGGCCTCTTCCGCTTTGCCGGCCTGACGCGCCTCCACGGCGGGCGCCTCATGGCCGCGCTGAGCTGGGTCGACCACAGCGAGCCCGACGCGCCCTACTTCAACGAGGCCACCGAAGGCCTCCTCGACACCCGCGTGTTCCTCAGCGTCTCCGCGGACGACGGAGTGACCTGGACAAAGCCGACCCCCGCGGAAACCGCGCCGTTCAATGGCGTGCCGACGCCGCTTACCGGCCCCATCGTGCGATTCGAAGACGACGAACTCTGTTGCCCCATCGAGATCAACAAGCCCTACAACGACACCGCGCCGTGGGAGCACCGGTCCGTCCTCTTCTTCTCCACCGATGGCGGCGGAAGCTGGCCGCGCCACTGCGTCGTCACCGAAGACCCCGAAAACCGCGTTTTCTATTGGGATCAGCGCATCTCCCTCCTCCCCGACGGCCGCCTCTTCAACGCCTTCTGGACCTACGACCGCGCCGACAACCGCTACCTCAACATCCACACCTGCTTCTCCGACGACCGCGGGCGCTCCTGGACCGCCCTGCGTGATTCCGGCGTCGCCGGACAGCCCGGTCCCGTCTTCGCCCTGGAAGACGGCGAGCTCGTCATGCCCGTGGTGGATCGCAACGGCCCCACCCGGATCACGGTGCGCCGCAGCGAAGACAACGGCACGACCTGGCCCGACGCAAACACCCTCACGATCTACGAGGCCGCGGGCGACGCGCAATCACGCGACAAGGCATCCATGCAGGACGCCTGGGCCGAAATGAGCGCGTTCTCCACCGGTCTGCCGCACGTGGCCTCCCTGCCCGGCGGCGGCGGCGTCCTCGTCTACTACGCCGGCGACTCCACCGACCACACCGGCATCCGCTGGGCGAAGATCGAGTAG
- a CDS encoding molybdopterin molybdotransferase MoeA — protein MISFEDACQRLERAAWRLGAERVSLAEALDRVLASDVHADADVPPFNKSSMDGYACRAADAFAPLRVIEHIPAGHMPARAITPGTCSKIMTGAPVPEGADCVLVVEEVEPCGEGLVRFTGGQVTRNICPAGEDVRAGDRVLSAGMRLRPQRLPVLASAGCARPEVYRRPRVAVLATGSELVPPECAPGPGQIRDSNSTQIAALAREAGAAVTALGAAPDTPEALRAAWEGALAAHDVVISTGGVSMGDYDLVPGILADLGFTVHFDRVAIQPGKPVLFATKGEQACFGLSGNPVSSFLQFTLFAAPFLWRLQGESGDLARFPLLLGETFTRRNAARMGWVPVRLDDAGRARALEFHGSAHIHALTRADALIAYPPGADTLREGEIALAVLLRT, from the coding sequence ATGATCTCCTTTGAGGACGCCTGCCAACGCCTCGAGCGCGCCGCGTGGCGGCTCGGCGCGGAACGCGTATCGCTGGCGGAAGCCTTGGATCGCGTCTTGGCGTCGGACGTGCATGCGGACGCCGACGTTCCCCCCTTCAACAAGTCCTCCATGGACGGCTATGCGTGCCGCGCGGCGGATGCGTTTGCGCCGTTGCGCGTGATCGAGCACATACCCGCCGGCCATATGCCCGCCCGCGCCATCACGCCGGGGACGTGCAGCAAAATCATGACCGGCGCGCCCGTGCCCGAGGGCGCGGATTGCGTGCTGGTGGTGGAAGAGGTTGAACCCTGCGGGGAGGGGCTCGTGCGATTCACCGGCGGCCAGGTCACGCGCAACATCTGCCCGGCGGGGGAAGACGTGCGCGCGGGAGATCGCGTCCTGTCGGCGGGCATGCGCCTTCGCCCGCAGCGGCTGCCCGTGCTGGCGTCCGCGGGCTGCGCCCGGCCCGAAGTGTACCGCCGCCCCCGTGTGGCGGTGCTGGCGACCGGCAGCGAACTGGTCCCGCCGGAGTGCGCGCCGGGGCCGGGGCAGATACGGGACAGCAACTCGACGCAAATCGCCGCGCTGGCGCGGGAGGCGGGGGCGGCGGTGACGGCGTTGGGCGCGGCGCCGGATACACCCGAAGCGCTCCGGGCCGCGTGGGAGGGCGCGCTGGCGGCGCACGATGTCGTTATCAGCACGGGCGGCGTGTCCATGGGAGACTACGATCTGGTTCCCGGCATCCTGGCGGACCTCGGCTTTACCGTGCACTTTGATCGGGTGGCGATCCAGCCCGGGAAACCGGTGCTGTTCGCCACGAAGGGGGAGCAGGCCTGCTTCGGGCTTTCGGGCAACCCCGTTTCGAGTTTTCTCCAGTTCACGCTGTTCGCGGCGCCCTTTCTCTGGCGGCTTCAGGGGGAGAGCGGCGATCTTGCGCGCTTCCCGTTGCTGCTCGGAGAGACATTCACGCGGCGGAACGCGGCGCGCATGGGCTGGGTACCCGTCCGGCTGGATGACGCGGGCCGCGCGCGCGCGCTGGAGTTCCACGGATCGGCGCACATCCACGCGCTGACCCGCGCCGACGCCCTGATCGCGTATCCGCCCGGGGCGGATACGCTGCGCGAGGGTGAAATCGCGCTGGCCGTATTGCTTCGCACCTGA
- a CDS encoding molybdenum cofactor guanylyltransferase produces the protein MGRDKRLIPWCGRPLIGHIATQIRPFFHEILVSTNDPAPIAALGLPTVPDAQPDQGPLMGIASALQRARCPWNFVVATDIPEIPIALIRRLWAQTAGARCVVPREEGGRLQPLFGFYHRCLAEVILVRLASGERRVRAVIEEIHPRTVPIAMELVRNVNTWEEVARIRPGGEDA, from the coding sequence ATGGGACGGGACAAGCGGCTGATCCCTTGGTGTGGACGTCCGCTGATCGGGCACATTGCCACGCAAATCCGGCCTTTTTTTCACGAAATCCTGGTAAGTACGAACGATCCGGCGCCGATCGCCGCGCTCGGTCTGCCCACCGTGCCCGACGCGCAGCCGGATCAGGGGCCCCTCATGGGGATCGCCTCGGCATTGCAACGCGCGCGCTGCCCGTGGAATTTCGTCGTCGCCACGGACATTCCCGAGATTCCGATCGCGCTGATTCGCCGACTTTGGGCGCAAACAGCGGGTGCGCGCTGTGTTGTTCCCCGAGAGGAAGGAGGGCGCCTGCAACCGCTGTTTGGCTTCTATCACCGGTGCCTGGCGGAGGTAATTCTTGTGCGGCTGGCGTCGGGCGAGCGCCGCGTGCGCGCGGTGATTGAAGAAATTCATCCTCGGACCGTTCCAATTGCGATGGAATTGGTGCGCAATGTGAATACATGGGAGGAAGTCGCGCGGATCCGTCCGGGCGGGGAGGATGCTTAG
- a CDS encoding sodium/solute symporter (Members of the Solute:Sodium Symporter (SSS), TC 2.A.21 as described in tcdb.org, catalyze solute:Na+ symport. Known solutes for members of the family include sugars, amino acids, nucleosides, inositols, vitamins, urea or anions, depending on the system.), which translates to MGHLQALDMVVITAYAMIVLFIGWWTSRRQHSTEEFFLGGRGINPIVAGISILASLVSSISYLASPGEMIKNGPGWMWQMLHAPISYAVIAYLIIPRIMQHRATSAYELLEARFGNGVRMATSAMFILSRIFWMGLVIYTCSFAVATVTGLPTRTVLVAVGAIGTSYTVLGGIRAVMITDVIQYIVLVGGAAISIVIIAVKCGGPLAWWPDWHNPALADLDWPTPELFSLDPAVRLSVISVMIYGCSYWIMTATGDQVVVQRFLSTRNIRAARQSFGLSIIGDAVTGAILFLTGMALTSFYLRFPGELPDPGLGLAAQADKLFPHFIAAVLPAGLTGLVVSALFAAAMSSLDSGISSISTVLVTDFRAVTTRGCLTDQDQVRRARLIGVLVGAVAIVMSFAVTYMPGNNLLEITVRVSSVLAAPLFVAFTLVFFAPRTGPAGAWTGILAGAFLGIVLTFWQPLYHALTGSESDVSITFIMPLSAAGAFAAGVLGSAVARRLGHPG; encoded by the coding sequence GTGGGTCATTTGCAAGCTCTTGACATGGTCGTTATCACGGCCTACGCCATGATCGTGCTCTTCATCGGCTGGTGGACCTCGCGCCGCCAGCACTCCACCGAGGAGTTCTTTCTCGGCGGCCGCGGCATTAACCCCATCGTGGCGGGAATCTCGATTCTTGCGTCCCTCGTCAGTTCAATCTCCTACCTCGCCTCGCCCGGCGAGATGATCAAGAACGGCCCCGGCTGGATGTGGCAGATGCTGCACGCCCCCATCTCCTACGCGGTCATCGCCTATCTCATTATCCCCCGCATCATGCAGCACCGGGCCACCTCCGCCTACGAATTGCTGGAAGCCCGATTCGGAAATGGGGTTCGCATGGCCACCTCCGCCATGTTCATCCTCTCCCGCATCTTCTGGATGGGGCTCGTCATCTACACGTGCAGCTTCGCGGTCGCCACCGTGACCGGACTCCCCACGCGCACCGTACTCGTCGCTGTCGGCGCTATCGGAACCAGCTACACCGTGCTCGGCGGTATACGCGCGGTCATGATTACCGACGTCATCCAGTACATCGTGCTCGTTGGCGGCGCGGCGATCTCCATCGTCATTATCGCCGTCAAGTGCGGCGGGCCGCTCGCCTGGTGGCCGGACTGGCACAACCCCGCCCTCGCCGATCTGGATTGGCCAACCCCGGAACTCTTCAGCCTCGACCCCGCCGTGCGCCTGTCCGTCATCAGCGTGATGATCTACGGCTGCTCCTACTGGATCATGACCGCCACCGGCGATCAGGTCGTGGTCCAGCGCTTTCTCAGTACCCGGAATATCCGCGCCGCGCGGCAGAGCTTCGGGCTGTCAATCATTGGCGATGCCGTTACCGGCGCAATCTTATTCCTGACGGGCATGGCGCTGACCAGTTTCTACCTGCGCTTCCCAGGCGAACTTCCCGATCCGGGCCTTGGACTCGCCGCGCAGGCCGACAAGCTCTTTCCCCATTTCATCGCCGCCGTCCTGCCCGCCGGACTTACCGGACTCGTCGTCTCCGCCCTCTTTGCCGCGGCCATGTCCAGTCTCGATAGCGGCATCAGCTCGATCAGTACCGTGCTGGTAACCGACTTTCGCGCCGTCACCACGCGGGGATGTCTCACCGACCAGGATCAAGTCCGGCGAGCAAGGTTAATCGGCGTACTGGTCGGCGCCGTGGCGATTGTCATGAGCTTTGCCGTGACCTATATGCCCGGAAACAACCTCCTCGAAATCACCGTGCGCGTAAGTTCCGTACTCGCCGCACCGCTCTTCGTCGCTTTTACCCTCGTGTTCTTCGCGCCCCGAACGGGACCCGCGGGCGCTTGGACCGGGATCCTCGCCGGCGCCTTCCTCGGGATCGTGCTGACCTTCTGGCAACCGCTCTATCACGCCCTGACCGGAAGCGAAAGCGATGTCTCCATCACCTTTATCATGCCCCTCTCCGCGGCGGGCGCCTTTGCCGCCGGCGTACTCGGAAGCGCCGTGGCCCGGCGCCTGGGCCATCCGGGCTGA
- a CDS encoding sulfatase — translation MSHRTTLFAFAFLFIGGFLDQPSARASESDHQSKLNVLFIISDDLTANALSCYGNTVSKTPNIDHLADEGVRFTRAYCQATYCGPSRASFLSGYYPHATGVLDYKSPRPQIGDRATWPQHFKNNGYYTARVSKIYHMGVPIGIEEGSDGADDPASWTERFNSPGPEWKAPGVGETLEGNPDGAKPVVGGNTFVVVEAEGDDMVHSDGKTAAKAVELLKAHKDERFFLAVGFVRPHVPFVAPSSYYPPFLPYDSMELPEKIPGDWDDIPEAGINYKTSENMQMDIRRQKKAVGGYYASVAFLDAQVGKVLDALRDEGLEDNTIVIFTSDHGYHLGEHDFWAKVSLRDESSGVPLIIRVPGKEPAVCNSFAELIDLYPTVASLCGLEVPERLQGEDISPMLDDPSYEVRDAAFSVAPARKGFLLREKDWAYIQYEEDASAGIELFDAVNDPEQFTNLADDPAYAPVVARFKEKMAAKLRAIRENDLGLN, via the coding sequence ATGAGTCATCGAACGACGCTTTTCGCGTTTGCGTTTCTTTTCATTGGGGGCTTTCTCGACCAGCCGTCCGCTCGCGCGTCCGAATCAGATCACCAATCGAAACTAAACGTCCTTTTCATCATTTCAGACGACCTCACGGCCAACGCGCTCTCCTGCTACGGCAACACCGTCTCCAAGACCCCCAACATCGATCACCTGGCCGACGAGGGCGTCCGCTTCACCCGCGCCTATTGCCAGGCCACCTACTGCGGGCCTTCGCGCGCCTCATTCCTCTCCGGCTACTATCCGCATGCCACGGGCGTCCTTGACTATAAGAGCCCGCGCCCCCAAATCGGCGATCGCGCGACGTGGCCGCAGCATTTCAAGAACAACGGCTACTACACGGCGCGGGTCAGCAAGATCTATCACATGGGCGTGCCCATCGGCATTGAGGAGGGCAGCGATGGCGCGGACGATCCGGCGTCCTGGACGGAGCGCTTCAACAGTCCCGGCCCGGAGTGGAAAGCCCCTGGCGTGGGCGAAACGCTGGAGGGCAATCCGGACGGCGCGAAGCCCGTGGTGGGCGGCAATACCTTCGTGGTCGTGGAGGCCGAAGGGGATGACATGGTGCACTCGGACGGAAAGACCGCGGCCAAGGCGGTGGAACTGCTCAAGGCGCACAAGGACGAGCGCTTTTTCCTTGCCGTGGGCTTTGTGCGTCCGCACGTTCCCTTCGTGGCGCCGAGCTCCTATTACCCGCCCTTTCTGCCCTATGACTCGATGGAACTACCCGAGAAGATTCCCGGCGACTGGGACGATATTCCGGAGGCCGGGATCAACTACAAGACCAGCGAAAACATGCAGATGGATATCCGCCGGCAGAAGAAGGCGGTGGGCGGCTACTATGCCTCGGTCGCCTTCCTGGATGCGCAGGTGGGCAAGGTCCTGGATGCCCTGCGGGACGAGGGCCTGGAGGATAATACCATCGTGATCTTCACCAGCGACCACGGCTACCACCTTGGCGAGCACGATTTCTGGGCCAAGGTCAGCCTGCGCGATGAGTCCTCCGGCGTGCCGCTGATTATCCGCGTACCCGGCAAGGAACCGGCGGTCTGCAATTCCTTCGCGGAGCTCATCGACCTCTACCCCACCGTCGCCAGCCTCTGCGGCCTGGAAGTCCCGGAGCGCCTCCAAGGGGAAGACATCTCCCCCATGCTCGACGACCCGAGCTACGAGGTGCGCGACGCGGCCTTCAGCGTGGCGCCCGCGCGCAAGGGCTTTCTCCTGCGGGAGAAGGATTGGGCCTACATCCAATACGAAGAGGACGCCTCCGCCGGAATCGAGCTCTTCGACGCTGTCAATGACCCGGAGCAATTCACCAATCTGGCGGACGACCCGGCCTATGCGCCGGTGGTGGCGCGATTCAAGGAGAAGATGGCGGCGAAATTACGCGCGATTCGGGAGAACGATCTCGGGTTGAATTAA
- a CDS encoding dienelactone hydrolase family protein: MKIAAMVPCLLALTLIAASTALAQEVTLPPDADAAADTLKNSPRHGEFVHIPLEGSDTKLRLFVAYPERADNAPVVIVIHEIFGMTDWTNSVADAFAREGFIAVAPDLISGMEGAEENPREAIGELTPEETVKRLNAAREYGLALPAANGKIGCVGYCYGGRTTFYYATQQSELDAAVVFYGDSPDTALLSKIAAPVQGHYGGNDNRVNATIPDAEAEMKKLGKTYDVHIYEGAGHGFLRQQSGQDGANLKASQQAWKNTVAFFKEHLEGD, translated from the coding sequence ATGAAAATCGCCGCAATGGTTCCCTGCCTGCTCGCCCTGACCCTGATCGCCGCATCCACCGCCCTCGCGCAGGAGGTCACCCTGCCGCCGGATGCGGACGCCGCCGCCGACACGCTCAAGAACTCCCCGCGCCACGGCGAATTCGTCCACATCCCGCTGGAGGGCAGCGATACGAAGCTGCGCCTCTTCGTCGCCTATCCGGAACGCGCCGACAACGCGCCCGTGGTGATTGTCATCCACGAGATCTTCGGCATGACCGACTGGACCAATTCCGTGGCGGACGCCTTCGCGCGCGAGGGCTTCATCGCGGTCGCGCCCGACCTCATTTCCGGCATGGAAGGCGCCGAGGAGAACCCGCGCGAGGCCATCGGCGAGCTCACGCCGGAGGAGACCGTCAAGCGCCTGAACGCCGCCAGGGAATATGGCCTCGCGCTCCCCGCCGCCAACGGGAAAATCGGCTGCGTCGGCTATTGCTACGGCGGGCGCACGACCTTCTATTACGCCACCCAACAATCCGAACTCGACGCCGCGGTCGTCTTCTACGGCGATTCGCCGGACACCGCGCTCCTCTCAAAGATCGCCGCCCCGGTACAGGGCCATTACGGCGGCAACGACAACCGCGTCAATGCCACCATCCCGGACGCCGAGGCCGAGATGAAGAAACTCGGCAAGACCTACGATGTCCACATCTACGAAGGCGCGGGCCACGGCTTCCTCCGCCAGCAGAGCGGCCAGGACGGCGCCAACCTCAAGGCAAGCCAGCAGGCCTGGAAAAACACCGTCGCCTTCTTCAAGGAACACCTCGAGGGCGATTAG
- a CDS encoding RNA-binding protein, protein MNIYAGNLSYNVTDEDLKEIFGAYGEVSRASVISDRETGRSKGFGFVEMPVDDEAKQAIDALNGKDVKGRTMNVNEARPRPDRPQRPPRRY, encoded by the coding sequence ATGAACATTTACGCAGGGAACTTATCGTATAACGTGACGGATGAGGATTTGAAAGAGATCTTCGGGGCCTACGGGGAGGTGTCCCGCGCCAGCGTGATCAGCGATCGCGAGACCGGGCGTTCCAAGGGGTTCGGCTTTGTGGAAATGCCCGTGGACGACGAGGCCAAACAGGCGATTGACGCCCTGAATGGCAAGGACGTTAAAGGGCGCACGATGAACGTGAACGAGGCGCGCCCGCGCCCGGATCGCCCGCAGCGCCCGCCGCGCCGCTACTAA
- a CDS encoding glycine hydroxymethyltransferase, whose translation MPPVSNALQAYLAKTAPEAIDSGFLAYIASLTETARVAPEIARAIVQELADQRAYLKLIASENYCSLSTQLAMGNLLTDKYAEGFAGQRFYEGCDNVDDVEAYACEQACKLFGAEHAYVQPHSGADANMIAFWAILTARVEVPALESASSKDPSKLSQEEWETIRKALGNQRLLGMDYYSGGHLTHGYRRNLSAKMFDAYSYAVDEKTGLLDYDAIEAQAKEIQPLILLAGYSAYPRLIDFKRMRAIADSVGAVFMVDMAHFAGLVAGGVFQGDYNPVAHAHIVTSTTHKTLRGPRGGIVLCKKEFAEYVDKGCPLVIGGPLPHVMASKAVAFTEANKPAFKDYAAKIASNAKALAQALTDEGLTLATGGTDNHLMLIDVRTSCGLTGRQAAGALRECGITLNYNSLPNDPNGPLITSGLRIGAPAITTLGMGPEEMKQIAKIIKLVVSNTQAGILTSGPNAGQPSKRLHTLDEKVRDEARAMVKELLDHFPVYPQLDLAFLQEHFG comes from the coding sequence ATGCCCCCCGTGTCCAACGCCCTGCAGGCCTATCTCGCCAAGACCGCACCCGAAGCCATCGACAGCGGGTTCCTCGCCTACATCGCCAGCCTGACCGAAACCGCGCGCGTCGCGCCGGAGATCGCCCGGGCCATCGTCCAGGAACTCGCCGACCAGCGCGCTTACCTCAAACTCATCGCCAGCGAAAACTACTGCTCCCTGAGCACGCAACTGGCCATGGGCAACCTGCTGACCGACAAGTACGCCGAGGGCTTCGCGGGCCAGCGCTTTTACGAGGGCTGCGACAACGTGGACGACGTGGAGGCTTATGCCTGCGAGCAGGCCTGTAAGCTCTTCGGGGCCGAGCACGCCTACGTCCAGCCGCACTCCGGCGCGGACGCCAACATGATCGCGTTCTGGGCCATCCTCACCGCCCGGGTGGAAGTCCCCGCGCTGGAATCCGCCTCCTCCAAGGACCCCTCCAAGCTCTCCCAGGAAGAGTGGGAAACCATCCGCAAGGCGCTGGGTAATCAACGGCTCCTGGGCATGGATTACTACTCCGGCGGCCACCTCACGCACGGCTACCGCCGCAACCTGTCCGCCAAGATGTTTGACGCCTACAGCTACGCCGTGGACGAGAAGACGGGCCTGCTGGATTACGACGCCATCGAGGCGCAGGCCAAAGAAATCCAGCCGCTCATCCTCCTCGCGGGCTACAGCGCCTACCCCCGGCTCATCGATTTCAAGCGCATGCGCGCCATTGCCGACAGCGTCGGCGCCGTGTTCATGGTGGACATGGCCCACTTCGCCGGTCTAGTGGCGGGCGGCGTCTTCCAGGGCGACTACAACCCCGTCGCGCACGCGCACATCGTCACCTCCACCACCCACAAGACCCTCCGCGGACCGCGCGGCGGCATCGTGCTGTGCAAGAAGGAATTCGCCGAATACGTGGACAAAGGCTGCCCGCTCGTCATCGGCGGCCCCCTCCCCCACGTGATGGCGTCGAAGGCCGTCGCCTTCACCGAGGCCAACAAGCCCGCGTTCAAGGACTACGCCGCGAAAATCGCGTCGAACGCCAAGGCGCTCGCCCAGGCCCTCACCGACGAGGGCCTCACCCTCGCCACCGGCGGCACCGACAACCACCTCATGCTCATCGACGTCCGCACGAGCTGCGGCCTCACCGGGCGCCAGGCGGCCGGCGCCCTCCGCGAATGCGGCATCACCCTCAACTACAACTCCCTCCCCAACGACCCCAACGGCCCCCTCATCACCAGCGGCCTGCGCATCGGCGCCCCCGCCATCACCACCCTCGGCATGGGCCCGGAAGAAATGAAGCAGATCGCAAAGATCATCAAGCTCGTGGTAAGCAACACCCAGGCGGGCATCCTCACCAGCGGCCCCAACGCCGGCCAGCCCAGCAAACGCCTCCACACCCTCGACGAAAAGGTCCGCGACGAAGCCCGCGCCATGGTGAAAGAGCTCCTCGATCACTTCCCGGTGTATCCGCAGTTGGACCTGGCCTTTTTGCAGGAGCATTTTGGATAG